Below is a genomic region from Primulina eburnea isolate SZY01 chromosome 9, ASM2296580v1, whole genome shotgun sequence.
tttttaaaaatacataacaataattttcaatattaataaataatcaaacttaaaataatttcatttattttaaataaatttttgtataaacaatatattaattttatttttgacaatatatctgataaaaaaataaacatgacAATTATTTATGTTAAATTTTTTGCAATTAGTGTAATTTTAtaagattttaaatatttagttttttttatagTTATTCTTATATATAGTTGATAAATTTTTAATAGAGTCATTAAAACTTTATTAACATTTTAAATACTTGTAgaatgggtctcatgtgagactgtctcacgaatcttaatttgtgagacgaatcaactctatctatattcacaataaaaagtaataatcttagcataaaaagtaatactttttcatggatgactcaactaagatatccgtctcataaatacgactcgtgagaccgtctcacacaagtttttgccatactCGTAAGCTtttgtaaaatttttaaaagtcaGAATTTTGtaaagttttttaaaatcaaatttaaataataaaaatttacaaaaaattatattaaatatataaaaatctaaattaaatacttttaaatttttagactctataaaaatcattaaaccaGTGAACTCCTTAAAATTTGTTCGGACATAATCTTGAAAATATGACGGCTCTCTCTGAAGATGAGTCCTCTGAGATAATCAAGTAAAATTCTAAAACGTGGACTGTTTCCATGTCAGCAAACCATTGACTAATCAGTCAATTCCATTAGCTAAATGCAAATGGGGCCCAAGCCATGTTCGGAACATTTATTTGAAACATACTTGTGCAACtcttgtgatacggtctcataGAATAATTTTAGGACATGACCTTCGACACAGTGGAAAAACTATGGAAATTGTGAGAAAGTGACATCAACCATGAATAATTTGGTGGTTACCAAATTCTAAGCACATATATGTGATTATTACGTGAGAAACTGACATCATATACTCATAATTATTGATAAGGTTGTAAAGATTAAATTATAtctatatacacacacatatggCTGGTGAGTTACCGCGAGACACTGACATGTCGAAAAATTATTAACCCAACTCACTTATTTTATATTTGAGACAGAAACCACGTTATCCaaactttgatttttttaacaaaaaaatttatttctgcagatAATATTAATTAGATTGCTCATTTATGTGAATGCATTCTTAATATAAATAACCCTTTAAGTTGTGAATGGTATGTATACAAAAAAATGTTTTGATGTAGAATTCTAATAGGAGATACTTTAGAACCTTAGTTTAAACAAATTTGGCAAATACATACTATTTATGAATAGAGGTAAATTAGAACATTTAGGTCTGGTTGTGTTTGGATAGATGatcgaaagaaaaaaaattccgattgttttaaaaataaaatttactcAATGAGTTTGTATAAATTCCAAATcatagatttgaaatttttacaatcatttttgttttttgtatgttttttttttttttttgaaaaaaaaaaaactaagggCAATTGTGGTGTTACATTTTttgtattaaaaataaaaatcaatttcTATTCCAATAATTCCAATCGTGGATCGTGGGATTTTAGCATTTATTATAAAGGCCGCCTCAATGGGTAGCCCAAAATTACTTCCTACACAATACCGACCAGCCCATAAATTTGAGTTTGAAAAACGGCCCAATGTGCATTAAACTGAAATAGGCCTTATATTCAAGGTATTTGACTACGAACAAAAACTGGATTCCTCGACTGCTTCACAAAAACTTTTAATATTTGAGCTCGAGCTTGAATCGGAGCTTTGATAAACAAAATTTTTTCACATTGAGTTCGACTCAAACAATTTTTTAGTGCTCTTGCTCGACGCAAGAAGGTGTTCAAGTTTGATTCGATCTCGACCAAGTCATGAGTTATTTCTGAACAAAAATTTTCCTCTCATTATTTTAGAAAATTACACTCACCCTCATGTCCACAGGGATAAAACTGTGTATAAATATAGTCTTGCAAATAAATATCTCATAACTATTattattttctgaaaataattattatatctcAAAGAATATAAACATCCCAATGACATATAAATAACTTTTGATTGCAATTAAGAAACATATTGTCTGCATTTATCATCGTGTCTCCAAGACATTTAACTACATTTTGAGGATGAAATTGACAGATGGACTTAATTTCTTTAGCCCACTAAAATTATTGACAAAGTGAAAATATTATGTGGTAGTATTTAGTGTTAAAATGTAAGGTGGGGGATCAAATAAAGTTAAAATTTTATAgggattttttttaatacttcGGAACATGTTGCTGCTATTTTGGTGTGTTATAGGAAAATTCAAAGGGTCAACGTAGTAGTCTACAAACTACGTTGATCAAATAAACTATATCACAAATCGTGTGTGACAAACTCAAAAATGAGATGGATGAAACAATGAGAGATTGAACTCATGACCTATGCTTACCATATCCTACCATCCAAAACTATCATTGAAGGCATTTTTTTCATAGTGATCTTGTTTAACATAATTGAAAGAAAACTTTTTATTAATTGGcatgtttatatataaatataaaaaaagtaGATAAAGAATCACATTTTTATGTATGATTTTGcaaaaaacttatgtgagacggtctcacgggttattTTTGTGAGACTggttaattttgtgagacgaatattttatttgggtcattaatgaaaaaatattgtttttattgtaaataagAGTAAGGTTGATCCGTCTCTCGAATAAAGATTTATGACATCATACCTACtgataattttgaattatagTTATATTTAATTAGATAAAAAATTCACCAAACCATTATTATAGGCGGATATGTTGGCGaaagaatattattttgaagaataaaatttatatgattggataaaacaaattttaaatccTAAATAAAGTATGATGAATAAATTTGTAAGGGGTCCTACGTGCGGGTTCTTTCTCCGTTTAATATTTCAACCAATCTCCCCTCTGAACTTAAAATGACGCAAACAACCTTATACAAACGAAAATTATCCCACATTGGCCAACCATTAAGAAATAAGCTTGTTATATTCCTCTTAGCAACCACTACAGACTACGACCTTACTTGAACAGGATCTGTTCTATAGGCTCGTACATCTGTGTCCTAGAGTTCTAAGGAGGCAGGAAACCAAGTCTGGTGGATGAACTATGACTGCAAGATCAGAGCGTGATTAACATGTCCATGGTTCTAAGCCAGCGGATCCGTAGAGGATCGCTCTTGACCCGACTATGGGTTGAGATGGTCTTGCGGTTGGTCTGACAGACtcccaaattttttttgtttgcgTCCATTTTGAAATTCGATATCTGGGACTTTTGGAAATGTGGGTTATTGGGTTGAGATTAAAGTGTGCATCCATGCTGTTCGGAACCATGTTTCTTGGTATGTGCTCTTACTCCACTCTGAAGCTTCTCTCCGATCAAATCCCATCTCCCATGGGTAGCCTCAACGAGTCTCCCAGTAAGCTCCAACTACTACCATGAACTCTTCAAAAACGTGGATAAAAAGGTTATAAGTAAGAAGAAAACCACTAAAACTTTGCAAAGAATGCACTTGTGCCTGCCGTTATTTTCTTTGTCTGGGCTGGGAATTAGAGGTAGAAAAAAGATAGACTCTTTAGCTACAAGCTTTATGTAGAACAGAAAGCAAACTAATATCTACACCATAACTTTTTTCAAGTTGCCTAAAAAACAGCAGAGCTTTGCTGGACACGTATAAAAACAACATATAAATGTGTATAAATATAGTAAAGAGAATGGAAAATGCTACACTGGACGTCAACCATGGGAAACATATGTAAAATATATATCAGGCTTTGATGTTGAGCAACTCCCATTGAAGAGTGGATTTTTAAGAGCTTTCTTTGTGTCAGCTCGCTTCTGCCGCACTGCATACCTTACATAATTCCGAATCAATCTTCTTAACAtcagaaaactcgaagaaattCAGGAACACGAAGAATAATTTACCCCAACAGAAATCACACAGCATCTTCATATTGGTGCACCATGAGAGTGCTGGAGCAAAATAAATTCagtaacatgaaaaataaattaccaGCGACCACATTCGTTTTGAGAATTACGCAGCACCTACATCTTGAAAAGTTGAATTATGCAAGTATTTCAAATGGTTTAACTGTTTCGCATAgcccgatcgaattgaaagaacccAAAGAACAGCTTTAGAATTTACAGGAAAAAGCTATATCAGACCGAGTATGTCATTTTGGTGAGCTCCAATATTGTTTGTAAAGAAAAAAGACGAAACCATAGGAATGTGCATCGATTATCGACAATTAAACCGAGAGCTATCGGTTTAAAATTACATATAGAGATATATGGATGAAGATGATAAATTTACTATTTTCTGTCCATCCATATATCTCTCCTTAATCACgtcttaaaaaaattcaacatcATTGCCAAACTTTGACCGACAACATCTCATCCGTCAGATATCATAAGAACCGTTTTTTAGGACAGTAGCATAATCCTGTAGACCTATATGAACGGATTTCAACATCAGCTGGTAGTTACGTTACTCTAAGAATTTGTGGATATTTACTTGTGAGACCAACGACTGtgtttatatttacaataaaaatgatattttgatataaaaaataaaatatttttgtggaTATTTTGTGAGTAACTAAAATAGAATACTTGTCTCACGTAATTAAACCGAGAGCCTTTGAATTTTTGGATTCTTTGATAATACGGAATAAGTGTAATTCAGGAGCCACGAATCAGGCTTCTTTTGTGGCCCATTTTATAGTGGTACAATTATATAGTGCAAGCCCAGATAGTATTGGGCCGCATAAGGAAAGCTCGTTTCAGCTAAAGATATAACCCTAATCATTTACGATTTCGGCGTTTTGTTTATTCCAGAAAACTGAGCTATATTCAGTGAACGCAGTGCAACGTCGCCGCCGTCTCCCCCGCCACAATGGGTCGTATGCACAGCCGCGGGTATTCCTCCCCCGTTTTTTCTCTTTCAATTTCGATTCACGAACATAAATCTGAATTTTTTGCCATTTTTATGGGATTTCAGCAAGGGTATCTCCGCTTCAGCTCTTCCATACAAGAGAACTCCTCCCAGCTGGCTCAAAATCTCCTCGCAAGATGTGAGTTTGTGgggaaaaaattaattttaatttcacATTCGTGCGCTATACAAGCGAGTTTGTTTTGTGAATTAACTTGATGTGTTTGTTGATGGGTTTAAAAGGTTGAAGACAATATCTGTAAATTCGCGAAGAAGGGAATGACACCTTCTCAGATCGGTGTGATTCTTCGTGATTCTAATGGTATTGCTCAGGTGAAGAGCGTCACTGGTAGCAAGATCCTTCGTATTCTCAAGGCCCACGGTATTATTTCATTTCTGAATGTTTGCCTGCGAATTTATCATCTTTTGAATAAAATGGTGGTTGATTTGCTGATGGCTTGGTTAATCGATAATGTGTAGGTCTTGCTCCGGAGATTCCGGAGGATTTGTACCACTTGATAAAGAAGGCAGTGGCAATAAGGAAGCATTTGGAGAGGAACAGGAAGGATAAGGACTCCAAGTTCAGGCTGATTTTGGTGGAGAGCAGGATTCATCGCCTTGCCCGATACTACAAGAAGACCAAGAAGCTACCGCCCGTCTGGAAATAGTAATATGCCCTTATCTCTGTTTTTCTTTTCAATGCAGTTTGCTAGAAATTATTTATATGGTTTGTGTTATTCTAAAGACATTGGAGGTTATTATTATGTTAAAGAATAATATTTGAATCTATCTGGAAACACTAGTTCCTTTGTCTctgtttttatattttattgcaGTTTGTGTAAAATTGATGTTTGTTGGTTGGTTGATTACAAAACTATCATGAAATTTTGAGCAGATCGTGTTATATTTTAATGCGTTTGAATGCATTTTACTAGAAATTATTGGAGGTCTATATTATGTTAAAATAATACTCTTGAACTGCTGAACGAATTTGTTACTTTGAATCGAACACCACCATCTGGAAGTAGCAAGTCTCCTGTCCTTTTTGCTTTTTTTCTACAGTTCAATGGAAATTAatgtttgttgtttaatttcaaGATTATGATTTAACTTTAAGATCAgattatgttatatttttaaTCTGTTTTCAACTTATTCCTCATTAAAGGAATTTATTTTGTAGTTGACGACATGTTATTTTCCTCCATATTGTGGTCTGGTTTAAATGCTATGAGCAATGTGTCATGTCATCTAAGGTCACATTAGATTAATTTTATGCAAGGGTGGTGTTGAGACTAGTGTCTGGCACATTGGCATTATTAAGCTGCTTTTTCAGACACAAGAAGATGTTTTGTGTGAAGAGCTAGTTAATCAAAGTGAGCCAATAATTGTATTGCTGTTGAAATTTTAGAGAAGTGAGAGTTTTCGTTAATTCATCATGTATCAGAGATCATATATTTGTTTACTTGTAATTGTAATATTAGCAAGTTTCGTGTATCCAGTGTTTCATGTTGAAAGAAACAGGTTCTGTTCTATTTGTGTGCACATGTATATTTGTAACTTTGCCATTGCTATGTTGAAGAAGTGGTATTAGGTCCAGAGGTTACTGGTTTAGCTGAGATGATTGTCACCATGCCGTCGTTCTTTCTCATTCATGTCAACTATTTGCATTTACAACTGTCTTCTTCATCATCTAGTTTTATAGTTTGTTGCAAATtattaatgaaactctatgatgCAGCGAGTCAACCACAGCAAGCACACTCGTCGCGTAAATCAGGGGATGAAAATTCGAGATGGTTACAACTTCAGCCAGGCGATATGCTGGGGCAAACTGCATAATGTGATGTTAATTCCTCATAGTTCGAGTCATTTTGTTCGACGACAGTGTTGTGGTACTTCAAAATGAATGACAATTTTGAATCTTCtatgtttttgttgttgttaaGTTTGGTACAATTCTATGTGAAATTTTAGCTCTTGGGTTGTACGAGTCAGTGCACCGAGTGTCTTCGACTTAAAACACCCAAGTAGCTCGTTAAAGTGATTGTTTTCCTAAAAAATGAATTATTAGTAACAAAATTGTTCGGTAAATCTGCCCATTTATACATTGGGACCcatttttaatatttcattAATATACCAATGGAATTGATTTTGagcaaaaatttaataaattgaacttgaaaaaaaaaatcccaaaaaCCATGTCATTCAAACTAGAGTAGGTTTTTTTTGAGATGTCTCACGATCTTTATACGGGAGATGAGTTAAgttattgatatttgtaataaaaagtaatatttttagtataaaaataaatattttttcatggctAACCAAATAAAAAATACGTCTCACAGAATATGATTTGTGATAAAgtttcacaaattttttttaattgaacTATATGATTTTACAAATAATTTATTGATTATATTTGAGTTACAATTATTTAATTCATCGCAAATATTTttgattataaaaaaaaattaaatgttagGATTTAAAATCCATTTTATAATTGAACGAAGAGAAATTATAAGACCGTGATTGGTACATGAATGAAATGAAGTTTGCAATGAAACTATATTGAGTGagtcttaatatgtgagacgggtcaaccctactcatattcacaataaaaagtaatactcttagcataaaaaataatactttttcatggataacccaaataagagatccgtctcacaaatacgacccgtgaaaccgtctcacacaaatttttgccaactatattaataaaatggtaataaataaatacaaaCCCTAAGTTGCAACGACTCAAATCCAGCTTAGAGAACCAGGCACCGGAATGGCCGCTGGGCTCCGTTTAGTGGCTGAAAGAGCCGGCGGAAGCGCAGGTCAACCAGTTTTTGACGGAGACAATGGCGAGGAACTGATGCACACGCAGCCGGGAGTCTCTATCGTTCTCGGCAACCGACCTCCTGAATTCCCAGGCACTCTCTATATCTCCACTAAGTATGATTCATTACTATATTTCATTTCATATGTGTGATTTGGAAATTTGCGGTTGCGGTTTGTGTGATTGTTTTTTGTTGCTTGGGCGAAGGCAAGTTGTTTGGTTGAGTGACACGGACCGAGCTAAAGGTTATGCCGTGGATATCGTGTCGGTGGCTCTTCATGCGGTATCGAGGGACCCGGAGGCTTACCCTTCTCCTTGTATTTATGCTCAGGTAAGCATGCTTTCACCAATCGAGCTCGCCAGTTGTTGATTTTGTATGTTctgttcaaaatattatttttcaattgcGTTTTGAAGACTAAGATTACTTGTTTTGTGGATAGTTAAATGTTTATTGGATTAAACTTGCTTACCAGTGTATCTGTTTTTGAAAGATAGGAACTTCATTCCAGCCTTGTGCTCGAGTCTTTATCCTTAGAATTAGCAAATTGAATTGGCTTATGATATCAGCATGACAGATTTATCGCTATCCACTGTAGCTGTGAAAATCACAGGACCTCTATAGTTCACATACCAATTTTTTTTCCCTGGTC
It encodes:
- the LOC140841083 gene encoding small ribosomal subunit protein uS15 yields the protein MGRMHSRGKGISASALPYKRTPPSWLKISSQDVEDNICKFAKKGMTPSQIGVILRDSNGIAQVKSVTGSKILRILKAHGLAPEIPEDLYHLIKKAVAIRKHLERNRKDKDSKFRLILVESRIHRLARYYKKTKKLPPVWKYESTTASTLVA